taataaaaatacgtATTTATTATATCactaaatatatatgtttaaataGCATATAAATGATCTCTCCTTTATACCCAAGTGATGTTGGTGCACATGGTCATTTCACATATACCACCAGTACTTCAGCCTGGCTGCTAGAAATGTAAAAGATTGAAATATTTTACCGCAAGGTAATATTTCAATCTTACAAAAATCATAACTAAACTCAATACGCACAGACTGGACTCCATTAACTGCACAAAAATGGTAATTAATACTCTGCCACTGGCTCATTTCATATTCGCAAAACTTTAGTTGCCATTAAtttgtattacattttaaataaactgtcatCGTTTGGGGAAGTGGTTTTGGCAGTACGAAACGAATTCCATGAATAAAACTTGAATCGGACGATACGAGCGGCTGTGTGGCGCTCACCTGTTCAGCAGGCGCTTCCCCGAATGGACAGGCAGCTGGAGACGCCCCGCTCCTCCGCTGTCCTCCGGTCCGACCGAGGCTGAGGATGAGGGGAACGCGGGCTACGAGCAGGCTGCTGCTAATGGCACGGAGTGGCCGAGGCCAATTAGAGTGAGCACCCAAGACTGTTCCCGGTGGAGAGGACCGTCCCACCGCTGCCCGCAGCTACTCTTAGGGGGACGAAAACGAACAGCTCAGCCCAAAACCCTCCACCATCACGTGTTCCACCCCTCCATACACATGAGCTCACCTTCTCCGACCCACGGAACACCTCCCCGCGCCCTTCCTTCATCGTTTGATGATTTATTCACATcacatgcaatctccacacaacTCTAATCGTAGTCCTGTTTGCTTTAGAGCTTCCCATCAAACCGCAATACAtacagtggcgcagcgagtagcgctttAGCGTCTGGGTAGTAGCAGTGGTTATGGGTTCTACCTTCGCGTGTTCCAAGTCAGGTTTGTATGTGCTCCCACAGGTTAGAGATACAtaaagtgaattggtgacttaaAAAAAACCATGGTAAGTCAGCTAGGGTGAAAAGCTGTGGGTTGGTACTGCTGCAAGTGtcatggaagttgctttgagaaaGGTCTCACGCTTCattatgtgtgttttgaaatgttcaTAGCTGACAAAGTggaggcaaacacacacattttctgaaaccacttgtcccatgtggcaTTGCAGGGAgcgcctaacccggtaacacagtgcgtaagactggagggggaggggacgcatccaggacgggatgctagtatgtcacaaggcactccaaccaggactcaaaccccagacctcccaggaagcagaacccagtcaaacccactgcaccactgcaaagCGGAGGCAAAGCCATGCTCAATTTTAAGATGCATCAGAGGCACACCAGGTCAGCATCCACCCAGTaaggcatgggtttgatccacaGCCATCTGTTCATCACGGCACTTTCCAGGTCGTGCCGTTCAGTAGACAAGGGCACGGACATATCATCGATCAGGCACAGATCACGCTCAAAGCCCAACTGAGTTTCCTCCACCGGAACAAGGAGCAAATGGCCTCTTAATTCAATCAGTGTCCCACAATATCAGATCAGTCCCTGTTACAGACTGTAAGCTCCAGACATAACGACCCATTATCAAAGCAATCAGGAGGCCTCCGAGCGGTAATTGCTCCTCCGGAGCCTGGCTGCTGATGGCTCACAGAGCTCCCATTCTTTGTTGGTCCATCTGTATCCTGCTGACAGGAAAAGAAAGGCCCCTTCTCCTCATTATCACTTGCACCATAGAGAAGACGTAAGcaaaatgcacatacacataAGCTTAAAGGTTTGTTTTAATACACATAATCTTTAGTTTCAGAAAGTGATAGTTTTCTTGGTTGACAGAAGAATCATTTTAGAATGAAGTATGGCCAAAGAATATGTTCTCGGTGAATATAAACAAACCAGATGTATGGTCTAGTTTTTTGATAAGTTGCTAAAATATCATTCTAAATTTAAAGTgttaagaaacacatttttccacagtTTCACTATTTTCAAACACATTGCTAATTATGCCATCCATAGTTCATTCAAAACCCCATGCTGCCTTTGGTGAGATGACTGGGTCCATCCCACCATAATCACAGCGATGCCTACAGGACTGTAGTGGCATAAGAATCAAATAATATTTCCACAAGCATCTAATTGTATTCTCTTGCCTGATAAAACTAGCATCACTTAGAGCAAAAATAAGTGGTTGCTTactgcatctcagagaaagtgtgttcacTCTTCTAGAACTAACTAGCATGTTTGAGATGTAAGAAAAGCCtaccttcatttatttagctaatgcttttttccagagcaactttcaatgttaagttacttatttactcatgtacatagctaggtcatttttactgtagcagttcagggtatgtacctttctcaagagcactacagaagtaagttggatttgaacctgtgacctttggatttAGGGGCTGCATTATAATAAACTGTGGCTTAATGTGCCACAACTTATTTGGGAGGGGCAAGAACCATAAAATACTAATAGAAGTAATGAGAAgttccacagaaaaaaattacaagggtGTTTATGGTTATTTACCAAAACCTGAAGGccaataagaaattaaaaaagattcACCAAGATACATAGTTACATGGTCAttgtaacctttttttttttttttttttttaaacacaacacTAATTTCCATGCTATACTTTATTTACAAAGCTGTAAGCACAACTTTTCACAATCATACAGTTGCAGGAGGCAAATAGGAGAAAGCAAATCTCAGTTAACACAGAACAGGTTAGCAGAACCTGCATGGCTGGGATGACCTCAAGGACCTGCAATGTGACCTGTGCCATTTCTGTCCACATTGATATCCATGTCAGAGCACTTCCTGTAAAACAGGGGTCCTTGCCCTAGCAAGTTGTCCAGCTCTCTTGTACTGACCAGCAACTTTGTTTTGAAGAGTGGACAGTCACCAAGTCTAAGTGTTTCTGCAAAAAACTAAGAACATGGTAAACTTAAAATAGGGCATAGGAACACAGTTCTGCAGACAAACCAAGATGGAACAGGGCAACAGGGCTCTCTTTGCAGTTCACTTGTACTCCTGCCAAGAACAAGAGGCATGATCAGGGAATAGTCAGGAAGTTAAACTCAGTTCTTAAGGGGGTACACTCCAGGACAGGTAACAAGTCTACAATCTGCAAAAACTCAGCCAGGGAGTGTTGTCAAATATATTAGACATTTTTATGAagttttcctgtgcctggctttCACATGCTGAAGCCTCTAGACTGGAGATGAAGAATCCAGGCTGGAATCTGAAGATGAGCTTTATCCCCTGAAGCTAGGGCCAGGGTCAGAGAACTGTTATCACCCTGTGTGACAACATAGCTGCTGGCTGACTGGGGGTTTGTTGTGGAAGGGGGTGACTCAGAAAGGTGGTTCCTCAAGACGGTCCATCAGGGACTTGATCCAGGTGGTGCCATTGATGAGTTTGGTGGTGGCGATGACATATTCTGTGCCTCCATCCTCCATCTGGGACAGGAAGCGAAGTGCGGCAATCTCAGCGTAGGTCACACCCCCCAGGAAGAAAACTAGTGTGGTCCTGTTCTCTCCCTGTTGGCCTGGAGAGGGGAGACAAAAACATTCACAGAACTGAATCTGTTAAGGTCTACTTTCCAGCTGATGCCTAGAAGACCCCTCTTTGTACTCCATATGGCCCTCTCCTGTTTGACAATCCTCTCAAATCTTTGGTGGAATTGCTTCCCCCCACCTAGTTAATTATCACTCTCTGTAGCCATGCTTCTACAGCAGGCAGGAACAAGTCCAAACCAAACCACTCTGTCCAGAAATATCCCACACTAATTAACAGACATCATACCTTACATATCTTATAAATAATGTGACAAAGGGACACAGCTGTACtcagataaaaacaaaacacctgtACATAACATTTCAACTTGTTGTAGTATATTTGTTAAAGTTCAATGTTTAATAAGAACTGTAATACTGCCATTTTGAACAACTTACCAATAAAAGGTTAATGGTTATAGGGCAGCCCTCCAACCAGGCTGCTAATGGACATAGAGGCCCATACAAGAtcacaaacacagctgtgtataTGAGCGAACATGCTcaaacacagaaacaagcaCCCAAAGGGCctctctgtttttccacttcCATAAATCAGACCTTCTTGACTTGATGGCATACAGCAGCAAAGAGCCAGCACTAATCTATGTTCAGCACATTTGGGGCTGTTTGCTCATGAGAATGAATGGCCAAAAACATGttgtcggggggaggggggcacagtggcgcagcgggtttggctgggtcctgctctctggtgggtctggggttcaagtcctgcttgtggtgccaacaatatgtgtgtgtgtgtgtgtgtgtgtgtgtgttgtctgtgtgtgggtgtgtacatATATGCGGCATACGCACGTTTCTTGTGGAGCCCAGCAGGCAGCTGCTGTCTCTCCTCAAAGTGGGGTCCTGGCAGCATCTTGAGAACCTCCTCAATGCTACGCCAGCCAGGTCGTGCCAGCAGCTGGGTTAGTCGCACGCTGAGTGGAGCATAGCCGCTGTACACATAGGAGATGTCGTTTGGGTTCTGCcaggggaggaggggaaaaaaaaaaaaaaaaaaaaaaaaaaaaaaaaaaaaaaaacacaagcagtgAGCCCCACCAAAGCACAGCTTTGTACTTATGTGTGCATACATGACTCACTGTATGGTAGCACTCCTCAAATGTAAGGATGATATGGAATTACTACAAAATGAGcatcaaaacaagaacaaaacttTTTGAATTTGAGATGGTGCTGAAACCTGCTCGTTGGCATCCTCCATCCACAGCTTCAGAGTCTTCCTAATGGTGGGGTAGTTGTTCCGGGTGCTGGTCTGAAGCTTCAGTAGTCCAGTCTTCTCCAGGTTATTCAGGGTCAGTATGTGTTCGTAGCCATATGTCTGAGGATGGGAAGAGACAGGCATAGAATTTTACCAAAACCtgaatccagaaaaaaaaaaaaacgcaacatAAGAGCAGTAGGAATAGTCAATGTAGCAGTCAATCCAGGCTGATCTCGCACACGCGCAcgactttctgaaccgcttgtcccatacggggttgcggggaaccggagcctaacccggcaactcagggcataagactggaggggacacacccaagacgggacgccagtctactgcaaggcaccccaagcgggactcgaaccccagacccatcagagaccAGTATTTTTAGTTACTATAGCTATGTgcatgatttttacagaaccttacctataaataaattgagggaaatCTCTTATTTAACTGATGATATAAATGAGAAACTTGGAAATGGCGAGAAGCTGACGAACATGTTTACTGGTTGAATTGATCAACGACattaagattatttttttttaaatgagtttttattttagtgcactttttacagaacctattATGTGAATAAGTAGAAGGCACAATATTCCATTTCTGCAAATTAGTGATAAAAATTTCTTTGGAGTTACAAATGAATCAAGTTCTGAAAATACATGAATACaaatgtgttcataaattgaggTCCCAGAGTATTATGAATATCCTAAAACTATGACTGATTTAAGTTTAATATGATAATATGTTTAAtgttaatatgtttaataatggtATTTTAAAGATACAGGAAACAAAAGTATACAAATGGGGAAGCAGATATACTTCcagggattttaaaaaaaaaaaaaaaaaaaaccagaaacaCTTCCATTTTCAATCTACCTGCAGGATTTCTCTCTTATAGTAGTCGAGCACCTTCTGCTTCAGGCCATTGTTGCACACTGACTGCATGCAGACCAGACGCAGGATCTTGATCAGAGGGTCCTTCTGTGCAATGCAGTCCTCTATGTATGTATTCACCTGCAGTGAGAGGGATGAGACAGTGAACCAACAGTGACTCCCTCATATCTCTAGGAGCAAAAGCATAGCTCCAGACACTCCAGCAGTTAGACAAGAGTAAAGAAGCTCAGAGTACCTTGTCTGTGTCCACTCCAGTCATGAACTCCTGCTCCACAGTCAGATTGTCAAAAAAAGCTTCAGAAGCTGAAACATATGGAGGTACGCATGAAATACAGCATAACACAACAATCTCCCAAGTTCATGTAATGCCACCAGTATTCAAAATGCTTGAAAACAATTGTCTCAGGATAGTGAACTCTTGTTATATTAACAAATGTGGAACTTTGCCATTTCATGCAATGTATTGTCCAGCAGACATTATAAAATCTGGTAAAAACTGGAGTAAATAACTTGTGTAccagtgctgttctttttatCCCTTGAATATTTCTTTGGTCTGTTACTGgtaatttgtacagctgggtttttttaaggaaaaaattcTGATGAAATACCCTGATAAAGTGTATAACAGTAATGCTCCTCCTGGGGTCTGAAACTATAGTTACTTTCTTTCCCTTAGAAAAACTGTACTCCGTGCTGCAGTTTTCAATATGATAAACAAACAATGCATGTCATATACAGTTCACCGGGCTATACTGAAGTGAAGAAGGGTTAAGTACAGTCCAGGATGAAGGGGAGGAGGTATTTTTTGCCTACTGGTAATGTCCTTGATAAGCTCTGCAATGGAGGTGTGGTTGGCCAGGGAGGTGCGAGCAGCCTGCATGTGTGGCAACTGCGACACAAACTGCTTGATCTCTCCCACCGTCTTGGCATTGTGGCGCTCCTGCCAACACAGAGCAGGTCAGCAgtcaaaagagaaaacatgtgCAGAAGCACAATGGATTTTAAATAAAGGGAATAGCACCTTGCAGTACTTGCAGTAAACCCCTTTGTGTATTCCCAGAACAATTCTGTGATTCACTGGATGATTCAGAAACACTTAGACCTTAAGTCCTAGATCTAATGCTCTGATCTGATGCCTCTATATATGGAAAATGGGAAGGCATTAAAACTGGGGCTATAAATATCCACAGATCCTTGTCATGATATAagaagaattaataaataaggtcttattaatgtattttttgctaAAAACATAGTGATTAATTCAACTGATGCTTTAAttctaaaatgtaattaaagttaATAAACACATGGAAAATAGACATAAGATTAAGGTAGGCATGGTTACAAATATGATTTCAGTTTTACAACTGTGaatctaaaatattaaaatttttaaataacaaaagaaaaatgtacatattttattcagttaatGTGGGATGCAAACCTGATTCAAAGTTAAATAGCTGTGATACTGTTTAGTAACATTTATGTTTTGTCCTATAATTGTGCTCATGTTTATGACACTGAGTTTCACTTAGTTTAGAGGGAATAAGTAATGTCGCAGGCAGTACTGCTGGTATCACTGATATCTCAtggctcctggactgtgggtctgaatccaaagacatgtgtgaactggtgactctgatctacctgtagtgtgtgtgtgtgtgtgtgtgtgtgtgtgtgtgtgtgagcatgcgTGAATGAACACGTCATTGCAATTCAACAGATGGGAGTACTGTCTAGGGTCTACCCTACttcgcaccctgtgcttctgggataagctttaagccacagtgaccctgcactgaacaagtgattattgataatggatggatggatagataatgTCACTATGTGATTATTTCTGATAACAGTTCAAAGTAATTTttgatttgaaaaatgtaaactaaCTGTAGCACCTCTTTAAACATCACGACTAAAGTATCCTTTTCATTTTATGGAATAGTATGCTTCAAGCCAAGAAGATGTATGAAATAGGAGGACACGACAATCTGCTGTTCAACCAGATTCAACAGAGTCTACTATGTATAATGGCGTGAGTAATGTTTTGGACATGTCTGGGCATGGAAAATACAACAAGGACAGGCATGTGTAAAAGGACAGAACAGGTatcaattttctttttcattaacaCATGGCCATCTAATCAGCCCCTACCCTCCACTGTGGGTTTCAGATGGCTCATCAATTCTAACATTATCCAGACTCGCTCATTCCATACAAGTATCTCTCCATACAACAACACTGAGGATACTGGTTAAGAAATGGGATACATGACTAGCTGTAGTTGAATATTTGCTTTGTAATCAGGTCTGTAATGGTTTGTGCTATACTAAGCTACTAAATTCCGTTAGCgtgcaaaaatgacaaaacacaatcatatcaataaataaacaaataaatatccAATCCATTCAGAAAAGGTCTGGGTTACAGGGAAATGATAGATAACATTTCTTAAGCTCAGCATatggaagaagggaaaaaaaaaatcatatagaATACATAAAGCCTAAACTTTTGGTGGTATTGACTAAACTGATTCCAGTGACTTAGaaggacattgtagagaggggtACAGAGTCCTACCTCAAAGGCGGCAGAGATGATCTTCGCCTTCTTGCTGAGCGCGGCTCCCACAGCATTGAAATTCTTGTCACGTATTTCAGCATACAGCTCCTCAGCAGAGTTGAGCTGTAGCTTCTTAGGCTCTGTGGGTAGGTCCTTCTCTCCCTCACCTTGCTTTTTTTGAGCAAATTTCTCTGGAGGTAGCTTCACATAGCCTGTGGGCAGAGAACAAGGAGAAGGCATCATTTTCTCTAGTCTACCTACATATCTATCAGTTTGGAGGGATTAATCGAagttcttcatatttttaattcagaTGAAAGTTGTGGTGGGTACAGGCAAGCTAGGACAAACAAAATCTTAATTTCCCTGGAGATACTACTCCTCCAGGACTGCAAATTTCTCCCAGATCAGCCTAGAGACATAAACTAGATAAGAGTACTTATTAAGGAAACGAAATATAAAGTGCAAtgcctttagcagatgctggaTCAGCCACTTGGTCTTCTACTAGTGGGAGATGACCAAAAACTCCAAAGGTATGGGTAGCCCAATCCACTTTGTAGGTATCACTATGGTGGAGCACTGGCTTTGCTCTCACACCTTACAGGACTTCCAAACTCTTATCATCATGCTGTGATTACTCCCTGACAGAACAGCGGCCAATAATTCTATGTTAAACTGCAGTGCATGTGCTTTTTCACATAACAATAGGTAACAGACCGCCTgccattttcaaaatgtaaagtaaaaacaaacaaaaaattactgtaacatTACTGGAAGTATATAAGTAATATGAAAATCTTCTCAGTTAATTGAGCAGGGACTTGTCCATGGCACCAGCAACTTTACATTAAAATAGCTC
This genomic window from Scleropages formosus chromosome 1, fSclFor1.1, whole genome shotgun sequence contains:
- the vps33a gene encoding vacuolar protein sorting-associated protein 33A, which produces MMAAHLSYGRVNLNILREAARKDLREFLDKCAGSKAIVWDEYLTGPFGLIAQYSLLKEHEVEKMFTLKGGRLPAAEVKNIIFFVRPRLELMDIIAENVISEDKMRSPRDFHILFVPRRSLLCEQRLKERGVLGSFINVDEYILDLIPYDGDLLSMESEGAFRECYLENDQTSLYHTAKGLMTLQALYGTIPQIFGKGECARHVANMMLRMKREFAGCQTQVLPVFDTLLLLDRNVDLLTPLATQLTYEGLIDEIYGINNGYVKLPPEKFAQKKQGEGEKDLPTEPKKLQLNSAEELYAEIRDKNFNAVGAALSKKAKIISAAFEERHNAKTVGEIKQFVSQLPHMQAARTSLANHTSIAELIKDITTSEAFFDNLTVEQEFMTGVDTDKVNTYIEDCIAQKDPLIKILRLVCMQSVCNNGLKQKVLDYYKREILQTYGYEHILTLNNLEKTGLLKLQTSTRNNYPTIRKTLKLWMEDANEQNPNDISYVYSGYAPLSVRLTQLLARPGWRSIEEVLKMLPGPHFEERQQLPAGLHKKRQQGENRTTLVFFLGGVTYAEIAALRFLSQMEDGGTEYVIATTKLINGTTWIKSLMDRLEEPPF